The Funiculus sociatus GB2-C1 DNA window TCACAGGCAGCAAAACTTAGCGGCGTAGTATTGACAAAACTTGATGGAACTGCTAGGGGAGGCGTAGCTCTAGCTGTAGTGCAGCAGCTAGGCTTGCCAATTCGCTTCATTGGTGCTGGTGAAGGCGTAGAAGATTTACGTCCCTTTTCCAGCTACGAGTTTGTCGAAGCTTTGCTGAGCGGTTGATAGTCTGTTACGCTGATTTTCAAGCCTGAAAAACCCGTGTTCTTGAAGAAGACGGGTTTTTGATTTTTCTACAGCCTGTGCATGAAAACAGACAGCATTTTCTATCAGATGTTTCAGACCTTCCCTGGCATCTTTTTTGAACTCATTGGTCAATCATCAACTGAGGGTAACGTTTATGAGTTCAAGTCAGTGGAAGTCAACTGAGGGGGCGACATGAAAGCTAAAACGTTGATACAATGAGCTTCATAGCCCTCATCCCTCGTAAATAATGCTCTAATTTATTGCGATTTAATCTCATTAAATCTTCAACGAT harbors:
- a CDS encoding DUF2887 domain-containing protein, translated to MKTDSIFYQMFQTFPGIFFELIGQSSTEGNVYEFKSVEVN